The region AAGGCGATATTCGCGCTAAAAATAAGCTGTTTCACGGCGATGCCTATGAGCGGGTGCAGGATGCTTTGGATGCGCTACGTCCCATTGCGGAGCGGAATCAATGTACTTTGGCGCAGTTGGCGTTGGCTTGGTTAATGGCTCAGCCCCAGACTCAGGCGATCGCCGGAGCCCGAAATTCTGATCAAGCGGTGCAAAATGCCAAGGCCATGACGGTGCAGCTTTCGGCGGAGGATCTGAAGGCGATCGATGCAATTGGGCGAACGGTGACGGAACCGTTGGACGATAATCCAATCATGTGGGATTTTGCGTCTTGACCCTAAATGGCCATGATTGAGATTGACCACTTGGATCACCTGGTGCTGACGGTGCGGAACTGTCAGGCCACCTGCGAGTTTTACACCCAAGTGCTGGGTATGGAGTTGGTTATCTTCGGTGGCGATCGCCTTGCCCTTCGATTCGGACGGCAGAAGATCAATTTGCACGAGTATGGGCGATCGCACCGACCCCACGCACAAACGCCCACGCCCGGTTCCCAAGATCTCTGCTTGATCACGCGCACACCCCTAGCGGAAGTCAAGGCACACTTGGAACATTGCCAAATTCCCATTGAAGAGGGGATCGTGACTCGGACAGGGGCAGAAGGGGCGATTGCCTCTCTGTACATTCGTGATCCCGATGGCAATCTGATTGAACTTTCCAACCCGATCGTCAATCCCGCTTAGATGAAGGGCGTTTTCTGACGATAGGCATCTAGATCTAGTGCCATCAACTCAGCATAGGCATGGGCGATCGCCCGCTTCCCCCGCAAAAATCCCGTACTGGCTCCGGGGCAAATGTAGCTGAAGGTATCGGCAGCAAAGCGATCGCGTATCTGCTGCACGCTGCGGAGTTGGCGAGGCCAATGAAACGTTTTGGAGAGGCGCAGGGGTTCGGGCTGACCTTGGGCATTGGGGAGCAAGTGCCGTCCGGTAAACAGCACACCCCCGTGGCGATCGTCATACACACAGGCCGATCCCGGTGAGTGTCCGGGTGTCCAAAACGCATAGGTATGAGCCCCAAGCCTGATTTCATTCTGGAAAGATTGGACCGCAAGATTGGGCAACAGGTAGGCTTCCTGTTCCTGAATGACTACATCACACCCCGTTTGCTCCTGGATTTCCTTCACTTGGGCGATCGCCCCTCGATGGGTAATCATCAGGGTTTGAACGCCTCCATGCTGTGCAATAAACGCCTGATGTTCTTCCGTCCAAGCGGGACAATCGATCAAAAGATTGGTCGATCGCCCGTGGGCATTGGGGGTGCGGTTCACGATGAAGTAGGCGGTTCCCCCAAGAGTATGGCGGTTCGGTGGGAAGGCAAAAATCGCATAGTCATTGGAATGGGAGTGCTCTTCAAAGACTAGACGCGGCGTTTTATGGGGCGATCGCTCCTGGGCAGTGGTGGAATCTGGGCTGGGGGAAACGTGTGTCATGACAATCGGTTCAAGATGCGCTAACAAATATTGAGAATTCTTGACCTTCCCATCCTAAAAGATTCTGAGATCCGCAGTTGATCGGGCTTTGCGAAACAGGGGGCGATCGTCTCAACCGAGTAGACCGATGCGACACTTCCCGTGAAGACGGTATCCTGGTAGTGGAGAGTCTCTGTTTTGGATAGCAGAGAAATAGTGCTGAATCGTGAAGTTCTGTTCCTCCCCACTTTGATTGTGCAGTTAAGCATGAAATCCCTGTTTTTGAAGGATTAACGTCCATCGAACCCGTTCCCCCCACAACATGAGTCTCTTCTGGCTGATCTTATTTTTGTTAGGTGCGCTTACCTACGTAGCTGTACGCCGGAGCGCATCGGGTCTGACCCGCACCCCCATCTGGCTGCTTTGGCTAGTGATGATGATGCCTGCCTTTATCTGGACGGCTTGGGTGCTAGTTACAGGCAATGTTGAGTCAATGCCGATGCTCTTGCTCATCGTTCCATTTGTGGTGTGCCCATTCATTTACTGGATGTTGGTGCAAATGGGACGTCCTGTAACGGCAGCCCAATCCTCCGGGGAAGCCTCGCCGTTGATGGCTCAGGACGGTGAATCAACGACGAGTAACGCCATTCGTCCAATCACAAAGACGGAGGAGAAGGTCTTACAAAATTGCTTCCCTTGGTCTGTTTTTTATCTTCAGAATATTGAGTATCGTCCCCAGGCGCTGGTGTGTCGCGGCAAGCTGCGTACCTCGCCGGAAGTCGCCTATCGCACCATTCGCGAGAATATTGAAGCCCAGTTTGGCGATCGCTTTTTGGTCGTGTTTCAAGAAGGCATGAATGGCCGCCCATTTTTTGCCCTGGTATCCAATCCGCTGATTACGAAGCGCAATGACCCCCAGCAGCAGACTGCACGACCCGCTGTCATGTTAGGACTGCTGGGTGC is a window of Synechococcales cyanobacterium T60_A2020_003 DNA encoding:
- a CDS encoding MBL fold metallo-hydrolase, which gives rise to MTHVSPSPDSTTAQERSPHKTPRLVFEEHSHSNDYAIFAFPPNRHTLGGTAYFIVNRTPNAHGRSTNLLIDCPAWTEEHQAFIAQHGGVQTLMITHRGAIAQVKEIQEQTGCDVVIQEQEAYLLPNLAVQSFQNEIRLGAHTYAFWTPGHSPGSACVYDDRHGGVLFTGRHLLPNAQGQPEPLRLSKTFHWPRQLRSVQQIRDRFAADTFSYICPGASTGFLRGKRAIAHAYAELMALDLDAYRQKTPFI
- a CDS encoding VOC family protein → MEIDHLDHLVLTVRNCQATCEFYTQVLGMELVIFGGDRLALRFGRQKINLHEYGRSHRPHAQTPTPGSQDLCLITRTPLAEVKAHLEHCQIPIEEGIVTRTGAEGAIASLYIRDPDGNLIELSNPIVNPA